Below is a window of Cumulibacter manganitolerans DNA.
CGCCGCCGTCGCAATCGTCTGGTTCAGCCTGCTTATCCGCAAGGCGCTGCTGCTGGTCGGCGTGGTGCTGGCACCGATCGCGTTCGCCGGCGCGTCCTGGGACGCCACCAAAGGGTGGATCGGGAAATGGGCGGCGTTCGTGATCGCCCTCATCATCAGCAAGCTCGTGCTCGTCGTCATCTTCTTGCTGGCGATCACGCAGATCGCCACCCCGATCGAGCTGGACATCGCCGCTGTCACCGAACCGATCACCGGCATCGTGCTCATGGGCATCGCGGCCTTCGCGCCCTACATGGTCTACCGCTTCGTCTCCTTCGTCGGCTTCGACCTGTACCAGCAGATGGGCACCGAGCAGGAGGCCAAGAACGCCCTCAACCGTCCCGTCCCGATCCCGTCCAAGACCCAAGGCGGCGGCGAGCCCAAGAAGGTTCTCGAAGACCCCAACGGCGGCGGGTCTGGCGGTGGCTCGGGCGGCACGCCACCGCCCACGACTCGCGCACCTGCCGCGGGTGGCGGTGGTGCGGGCACGGCCGGAGCCGGAGCGGCGACCGGGGGTGGAGCGGGAGCAGGCGCAGAAGCTGGCGCGGGAGCGGGGGCCGGTGCTGCGGCCGCGGGACCGGCGGCGGCGGTCGTTGTCGGAGCGCAGGTCGTCAAGGGCACCGCCGAAGCCGGCCCGAAGGCGGGCAAGGCGGTCGCGGGTCAGGCCGAGACCGCAGCGGGAGCGGCCGACGAGCGCGGTGGCGGCACGCCGCCGCCCCAGACGCCGCCGCCCTCGACGCCGCAGCCGCGAACTCCGGCGCCGCCCAAGTCCGGGCCGCCGCGGACCGGGAAGGAGTGATCGGCCATGCCCACGGCGACGGAACGAAAGACGCCCGGTAGCGAGCTGACGCCGATGAAGTTCAGCCGGCTCACCCGCCGCGGGGTACTGCTCGGCCTCTCCGTCTCTCAACTCATCACCCTCGGCATCGGTGGACTGGCGCTGCTAGCCGCGTTCTACGGCGGCGCCGGGATGCTGCTGGCCTACACCGCCCCGATCTGGCTGCTCGCCGTGGTGCTGACCTGGGTGTCCATCGCCGGGCGGCCGATGGTCGAGTGGCTCCCGGTCGCCTGCTGGTGGCTGTGGCGCTCGACCGGCGGGCAACTGCTCTACCGGCGTCGGATCGTCAAGCCTCGACCGGCCGGGAGTCTCGCGTTGCCAGGCGACATGGCCCGGCTGCGGGAGCACCTGGACCGCGAGACCGGGGCGTGCATGATCCACGACCCCCGCCAGGCGACCTTGACGGTCGTGACGGAAGTGACCCATCCGGCATTCATCTTGCTGGACCCCGGAGAACAGGAGCGCCGCGTCACCTCATGGGGACGGGTGCTCGCCACGGTCTGCCGCTCCGGGAGGATCGCGACCCTGCAAGTGCTCGAACGGACCCTGCCGGACTCAGGTAGTGGGCTGGCCGAATGGTGGGCCGAGCACGGCACCGACGACGGCTCCTGGGCCGCGACCACCTACCGTGAGCTGATCGAGCGGGCCGGCCCCGCCGGGGAACGGCACGCCACGACCGTCAGCCTCTCGCTGGACATGAAGGTCGCGGGTCGGCAGATCAGGACCGCCGGCGGCGGTATCCGCGGTGCCGCCGCGGTGCTCCGGCAGGAGATGGCGACTCTGGTCGCCGCGCTGCGGTCTGCGGACTTGACCCCTTCGGGGTGGCTCGGTCCCGGTCAGGTCGCGGTGATCTTGCGCTCGGCGTATGACCCGGCCGTGGCCGCCACCTTGGAGCGGCACGGGCGGCTCGGGCAGGAGCTTGCCGCAGCCGGCCCGGTCGCGGTCACCGAGACCTGGGGCAACCTGCGCACCGATTCCGCGTGGCACACCGTGCTGTGGGTCTCCGAATGGCCTCGCAGCCTCGTTTATCCGGGGTTCCTCGCGCCGGTGCTGCTGTCGACCGGCATCCAACGGTCGGTGTCGCTGATCTACACGCCTATGCGCTCGGACCAGGCGGCCCGTGACATCCGTAAGAAGAAGGTCGAGCACATCTCGGATGCGGCCCAGCGCGCCCGGATCGGGCAGATCGAGGACGCCGCGCAGACCGCGGAATACCAGGACGTGCTGCAACAGGAAGCCGACCTGACCGCCGGCCACGGCGTGCTGCGCGTCTCCGGCCTCATCTCCGTCTCCGCCCCCCGCCTCGACGAGCTGGAAGCCGCGGTCGCCGCGATCGAACAAGCCTCGATCCAAGCCTCCTGCGAGACCCGAAGGCTCGTCGGCCAGCAAGCGGTCGCGTTCACGGCGGCCGCGCTGCCGCTGTGCCGCACGGTGTGACCGGCGCGCTCACCTGGCAGGCATCCCACCCCGTTGAAGGAGGCCCGTGATGCCGACATACACGAACCCGACCAGCGATGCCAGCGATGCCTACGAGGCGTTGCGCGGTCTGGCTCACGCCAGCCGTAGCTTCGAGGACCCGTCCGAGACCTACGTCGTGATCGGTGAACTGTTGGGCGGGCTGCGATCGCTGCGGCAGGTGCTCGACCAGCTCGCCG
It encodes the following:
- a CDS encoding type IV secretion system protein; translated protein: MAGEAAATVVAAPFDWLAQAMGGAAGWLIEAMWAVFDTTTLVDVQTDGFTSVYNLIFGIGVFLVLIFFCLQLITGLIHRDPTALSRAALGAAKSVLGAFVVVTLTALALEIVDQLCIGIIQASGETTGTMGDKIILLAAGLSGINIAAPGVGAIVTIFLAGLMIAAVAIVWFSLLIRKALLLVGVVLAPIAFAGASWDATKGWIGKWAAFVIALIISKLVLVVIFLLAITQIATPIELDIAAVTEPITGIVLMGIAAFAPYMVYRFVSFVGFDLYQQMGTEQEAKNALNRPVPIPSKTQGGGEPKKVLEDPNGGGSGGGSGGTPPPTTRAPAAGGGGAGTAGAGAATGGGAGAGAEAGAGAGAGAAAAGPAAAVVVGAQVVKGTAEAGPKAGKAVAGQAETAAGAADERGGGTPPPQTPPPSTPQPRTPAPPKSGPPRTGKE
- a CDS encoding SCO6880 family protein, which encodes MPTATERKTPGSELTPMKFSRLTRRGVLLGLSVSQLITLGIGGLALLAAFYGGAGMLLAYTAPIWLLAVVLTWVSIAGRPMVEWLPVACWWLWRSTGGQLLYRRRIVKPRPAGSLALPGDMARLREHLDRETGACMIHDPRQATLTVVTEVTHPAFILLDPGEQERRVTSWGRVLATVCRSGRIATLQVLERTLPDSGSGLAEWWAEHGTDDGSWAATTYRELIERAGPAGERHATTVSLSLDMKVAGRQIRTAGGGIRGAAAVLRQEMATLVAALRSADLTPSGWLGPGQVAVILRSAYDPAVAATLERHGRLGQELAAAGPVAVTETWGNLRTDSAWHTVLWVSEWPRSLVYPGFLAPVLLSTGIQRSVSLIYTPMRSDQAARDIRKKKVEHISDAAQRARIGQIEDAAQTAEYQDVLQQEADLTAGHGVLRVSGLISVSAPRLDELEAAVAAIEQASIQASCETRRLVGQQAVAFTAAALPLCRTV